The proteins below come from a single Vibrio natriegens NBRC 15636 = ATCC 14048 = DSM 759 genomic window:
- a CDS encoding class I SAM-dependent methyltransferase, which yields MSQSKHQVPNHLLKPLLLRSRESMVDNGLVYDPIAAKACLNCQMAPDCLGGDVAQKQLLHVTLTQLCDQQVNQFLQQHPEAWVINVGAGLDTRFYRLDNGRCHWVELDVTENLVWRQRLFHKNERYKNHIGSVEEMSWLDSLNIPDKTPVLVVCEMALLDCSESQVARFIQTLGRHFVSAEVCMVLAGDLTESKWGQKLGSDRYAHGFEAPSEQFLQWLPWAEWVKVFSPFDRFCSRWKAWQRWLNKIPVLKYRLTPVLVHIKW from the coding sequence ATGTCTCAGTCTAAACATCAAGTTCCTAACCATTTATTAAAACCTTTGTTGTTACGCAGTCGTGAAAGTATGGTCGACAATGGCTTAGTGTATGACCCTATCGCAGCCAAAGCCTGTTTAAACTGCCAAATGGCGCCTGATTGTCTTGGCGGAGATGTGGCGCAAAAGCAGTTATTGCATGTAACGTTAACTCAACTGTGTGACCAACAGGTCAATCAATTCCTGCAGCAACATCCTGAGGCGTGGGTGATTAATGTCGGCGCAGGTCTCGATACGCGTTTTTACCGTCTGGATAACGGACGTTGTCATTGGGTCGAGCTGGATGTTACGGAGAATCTGGTTTGGCGACAGCGACTTTTCCATAAAAACGAACGTTATAAAAATCATATCGGTAGCGTAGAAGAAATGTCATGGCTGGACTCTCTGAATATTCCAGACAAAACGCCAGTTTTGGTGGTATGTGAAATGGCGCTGCTGGATTGCTCAGAATCGCAGGTTGCTCGTTTTATTCAAACGTTGGGACGACACTTTGTGTCTGCTGAAGTGTGTATGGTTCTGGCTGGGGATCTCACTGAAAGTAAATGGGGACAGAAGCTGGGCTCTGATCGCTATGCGCATGGCTTTGAAGCACCATCAGAACAATTTCTGCAATGGCTGCCTTGGGCTGAGTGGGTGAAAGTATTTTCGCCTTTCGATCGTTTTTGCTCTCGATGGAAGGCATGGCAACGCTGGCTCAACAAGATCCCTGTACTTAAATACCGTCTGACACCTGTCCTCGTTCATATTAAGTGGTGA
- the lexA gene encoding transcriptional repressor LexA, protein MKPLTPRQQQVFDLIKSKIDDTGMPPTRAEIARELGFRSANAAEEHLKALARKQAIEIIPGASRGIRILLEDAANDDQGLPLIGQVAAGEPILAQEHVEAHYQVDPAMFKPQADFLLRVNGESMKDIGIMDGDLLAVHKTQDVRDGQVVVARVDDDVTVKRLERKGSTVLLHAENEEFAPIQVDLTSQHLTIEGLAVGIIRNTDWM, encoded by the coding sequence ATGAAGCCGTTAACGCCACGCCAACAACAAGTCTTCGATTTGATTAAAAGTAAAATCGATGACACCGGAATGCCACCAACCCGTGCAGAGATTGCGCGTGAGCTTGGCTTCCGCTCTGCAAATGCTGCAGAGGAACACCTAAAAGCACTTGCTCGTAAGCAAGCGATTGAAATTATTCCGGGTGCATCTCGAGGGATTCGTATCCTGCTTGAAGATGCTGCAAATGATGATCAGGGCTTGCCTCTGATTGGTCAGGTGGCAGCGGGTGAGCCGATTCTGGCTCAAGAGCATGTGGAAGCCCACTACCAAGTTGATCCTGCGATGTTTAAACCGCAAGCGGATTTCTTACTTCGCGTAAACGGCGAAAGTATGAAAGACATCGGTATTATGGATGGTGACTTACTCGCTGTGCATAAAACGCAAGACGTACGTGACGGTCAAGTTGTCGTTGCTCGTGTTGACGACGATGTGACGGTGAAGCGTCTGGAGCGTAAAGGTTCTACCGTATTGCTGCATGCAGAGAATGAAGAGTTTGCGCCTATCCAGGTGGATCTGACTTCTCAGCACCTGACGATTGAAGGTCTGGCCGTCGGTATTATTCGCAATACTGACTGGATGTAA
- the plsB gene encoding glycerol-3-phosphate 1-O-acyltransferase PlsB, protein MSSGQSFSRSLLKLPLSVLVKGTTIPSNPIDDLDIDLAKPIVYALPFRSNVDLLTLQKQAMSLGLPDPLSPLEINGKTLNRYVFIAARPTVMGNDNDVPTESDSLFRELLELHKLDSELDVQMIPATVLWGRKPGKEKNSKPYLQPMNGPQKAKAVMASGRDCLVRFSPVVSLRYMADSHGTDSAIAHKLARVARIHFSRQKLAASGPNLPQRQVLFARLMKSPAIEQAIADEAKSKNISIEKARKEAHDIMDEIAANFSYGLVKRGDRILGWLWNKLYQGLHINNASTVRRLAQDGHEIVYVPCHRSHMDYLLLSYVLYNEGMVPPHIAAGINLNFFPAGPIFRRGGAFFIRRSFKGNKLYSTIFREYLAELFAKGYSVEYFSEGGRSRTGRLLQAKTGMLAMTIQAMLRGLNRPVTLVPVYIGYEHVMEVSTYAKELRGKRKEKENAGLVLRTLRKLRNFGLGYVNFGEPIQLNQYLNEHAPEWTKDIDPMGSSKPQWMNPVVNGLANKMMTHINDAAAANALTLCATALLASRQRALSRDSLISQIECYLKLLKNNPYSSTSTIPSESAEELVDHAISLDKFVIETDSMGDIISLDRNQSILMTYYRNNIIHLFALPSLIAQMIIRQRNVTVESVQQNVALIYPFLKKELFLSYQEEDLNELVEKILNEFVEQKMICLDGNKLEINQSNNQSLVLLGRTITETLQRYSIATNLLVAYPELGKSDLEQKSQDIAQRLGRLHGINAPEFFDKGVFSAMFNTLKQQAYLDNDGNCDTENTQQFAKLLFTLLYPEVKLTIEESIHQLQS, encoded by the coding sequence ATGTCTTCTGGACAATCATTTTCACGTTCATTACTAAAACTACCTTTATCGGTACTGGTAAAGGGCACAACAATCCCATCAAACCCTATTGACGATCTTGATATCGATCTGGCTAAACCGATTGTGTATGCCTTACCGTTCCGTTCGAACGTGGATTTGCTGACACTGCAAAAACAAGCCATGAGCCTTGGTCTGCCAGACCCGCTCAGTCCATTGGAAATTAATGGCAAAACTCTCAACCGTTACGTATTTATTGCTGCTCGTCCAACCGTGATGGGAAATGACAATGACGTACCAACAGAATCTGACTCTCTCTTTCGTGAGTTATTAGAACTGCACAAACTGGACAGCGAACTAGATGTACAAATGATCCCAGCAACCGTGCTGTGGGGACGCAAGCCAGGTAAAGAAAAGAATAGTAAACCGTACCTTCAGCCAATGAATGGTCCACAAAAAGCCAAAGCAGTGATGGCATCTGGCCGTGACTGTTTAGTGCGTTTTAGCCCAGTGGTATCGCTGCGCTACATGGCAGATTCTCATGGCACGGACAGTGCGATTGCTCACAAGCTCGCGCGAGTGGCTCGTATCCACTTCTCTCGCCAAAAGCTGGCAGCATCGGGTCCTAACCTACCCCAGCGTCAGGTATTGTTTGCGCGTTTAATGAAATCACCCGCGATTGAGCAAGCCATCGCTGATGAAGCTAAGAGCAAAAATATCTCGATTGAAAAAGCGCGCAAAGAAGCCCATGACATCATGGATGAAATTGCCGCGAACTTTTCTTATGGCTTGGTGAAAAGAGGTGACCGCATTCTCGGCTGGCTTTGGAATAAGCTGTATCAGGGTCTGCATATCAATAATGCCTCTACGGTACGCCGTTTAGCACAAGATGGTCACGAGATCGTATACGTTCCATGTCACCGTAGCCACATGGACTACCTACTGCTTTCGTACGTGCTTTACAACGAAGGCATGGTTCCGCCACATATTGCTGCCGGTATTAACCTCAATTTCTTTCCGGCTGGTCCTATTTTCCGCCGTGGTGGTGCATTCTTTATCCGCCGCAGCTTTAAAGGCAATAAACTGTACTCGACGATTTTCCGCGAGTATCTGGCCGAGCTTTTCGCGAAAGGCTACTCAGTTGAATACTTCAGCGAAGGCGGTCGCTCGCGTACTGGGCGATTACTGCAAGCCAAAACAGGTATGCTGGCGATGACGATTCAGGCCATGCTACGTGGTCTAAACCGTCCAGTTACTTTAGTGCCGGTTTACATTGGCTACGAGCATGTAATGGAAGTAAGTACTTACGCTAAAGAACTTCGCGGTAAGCGTAAAGAGAAAGAGAATGCCGGTTTGGTACTGCGTACTCTGCGTAAACTGCGCAACTTTGGTTTGGGCTACGTCAACTTTGGTGAGCCAATTCAGCTTAACCAATACCTTAACGAGCATGCTCCGGAGTGGACTAAAGATATCGACCCGATGGGTAGCAGCAAACCACAATGGATGAATCCGGTGGTGAACGGGCTGGCCAACAAGATGATGACGCATATTAACGATGCGGCTGCAGCTAACGCACTGACACTCTGCGCGACTGCCTTGCTTGCTTCCCGTCAGCGCGCGTTATCTCGTGACTCTCTAATCAGTCAGATTGAGTGTTACCTGAAGCTACTCAAGAACAACCCGTACTCAAGCACCTCTACCATTCCAAGCGAAAGCGCAGAAGAGTTGGTTGATCACGCAATCTCACTTGATAAGTTTGTGATTGAAACAGACAGCATGGGCGATATCATTTCACTGGATCGCAACCAGTCGATTCTGATGACTTACTACCGCAATAACATCATTCACTTGTTTGCGCTTCCGTCACTGATCGCTCAGATGATTATTCGTCAGCGCAACGTCACGGTGGAAAGCGTTCAACAGAACGTTGCGCTAATCTACCCATTCCTGAAAAAAGAGCTGTTCTTAAGCTATCAGGAAGAGGATTTGAATGAGCTGGTCGAGAAAATTCTTAACGAATTTGTCGAGCAAAAGATGATCTGTCTTGATGGCAATAAGCTGGAAATCAATCAGTCCAACAATCAGTCACTGGTTCTGCTGGGTCGCACGATTACTGAAACACTGCAGCGCTACTCCATCGCAACGAACTTGTTGGTCGCGTACCCTGAGTTAGGTAAATCAGACCTAGAGCAGAAAAGTCAGGATATCGCTCAGCGTCTGGGTCGACTGCATGGCATTAACGCACCGGAGTTCTTTGATAAAGGTGTATTTAGCGCGATGTTCAATACCCTGAAGCAACAAGCGTACCTAGACAATGATGGCAACTGCGATACAGAAAATACGCAGCAATTTGCCAAACTGTTATTTACTCTGCTTTATCCAGAAGTGAAGCTAACGATAGAAGAAAGTATTCACCAGCTTCAGTCATAA
- the ubiA gene encoding 4-hydroxybenzoate octaprenyltransferase has translation MSAEKAKAYWQLTRMDRPIGSLLLLWPTVWALVIAAQGMPSWDVLLVFVLGVFLMRSAGCVINDFADRKVDGHVKRTKQRPLPSGKVTAKEAIGLFLVLAVSSFLLVLTMNPLTIQLSFAGVVLAFIYPFMKRYTHLPQLFLGLAFSWAIPMAWAAQTGELPLIVWFIFVINALWTIAYDTQYAMVDRDDDLKIGIKSTAILFGRHDKLIIGILQLITLAMLVGLGQYYQLGQSYYWTILIAASLFVYQQHLIRHRERDLCFRAFLNNNYVGMVIAVGLLVAFW, from the coding sequence ATGTCCGCAGAAAAAGCCAAAGCATATTGGCAACTGACGCGAATGGATCGACCAATAGGGTCCTTGCTACTACTGTGGCCTACCGTTTGGGCACTTGTTATTGCCGCTCAGGGTATGCCGAGTTGGGATGTATTGCTTGTGTTTGTATTAGGCGTATTTCTAATGCGAAGTGCAGGTTGTGTGATTAACGACTTCGCTGATCGTAAAGTCGATGGTCACGTTAAGCGCACCAAACAACGCCCGTTACCGTCGGGCAAAGTCACGGCGAAAGAAGCAATAGGCCTGTTTCTTGTGTTAGCCGTGAGCTCATTCTTATTGGTTCTGACCATGAACCCACTGACGATTCAACTGTCGTTTGCAGGTGTTGTGTTGGCTTTCATCTACCCATTTATGAAGCGCTACACCCATCTTCCACAATTGTTTTTGGGGCTGGCGTTTAGTTGGGCAATCCCGATGGCGTGGGCAGCACAAACGGGTGAACTGCCTTTGATCGTATGGTTTATCTTTGTGATTAATGCGCTGTGGACCATTGCTTACGACACCCAATATGCTATGGTTGACCGTGATGACGATTTAAAAATTGGTATCAAATCGACCGCGATTCTGTTTGGCCGTCATGACAAGTTAATCATTGGTATTTTACAGCTCATTACCTTAGCGATGTTGGTTGGACTAGGGCAGTATTACCAGTTAGGGCAGAGCTACTACTGGACGATTCTGATTGCCGCTTCACTGTTTGTTTATCAGCAGCATTTGATTCGCCACCGAGAACGCGATCTATGCTTTAGAGCATTTCTCAACAATAACTATGTCGGTATGGTTATCGCCGTCGGTTTATTAGTGGCGTTTTGGTAA
- a CDS encoding chorismate lyase, whose amino-acid sequence MNQPTSLYLASLLEVEWQKPEEFEFPNELSKHWLEEQGSLSRRLKQHCQALTVELLQNQIVTAKTLKQDESQLLSEQDCLLREVVLCGDDSPWVIGRTLIPCTTLVDQQYDLAEQGDIPLGLTVFSADNVERDSLQMGWANLPQGRFLARRSRLWMNHKPMLVAELFLSLSPIYAKERV is encoded by the coding sequence ATGAATCAGCCAACATCACTCTATCTTGCTTCTTTATTGGAAGTAGAGTGGCAAAAGCCCGAAGAATTTGAATTTCCAAATGAATTGTCCAAGCATTGGCTTGAAGAACAAGGGTCTTTGTCACGTCGTTTAAAGCAACACTGTCAGGCTTTGACAGTGGAATTGCTACAAAATCAAATTGTCACTGCCAAGACACTGAAACAGGATGAAAGTCAGTTATTGTCTGAGCAAGATTGCCTGTTACGAGAGGTCGTTTTGTGTGGTGATGACAGTCCTTGGGTTATAGGACGTACGCTCATTCCATGCACGACTCTGGTGGATCAGCAATACGATTTGGCTGAACAAGGGGATATCCCTTTAGGCCTGACCGTTTTTAGTGCGGATAACGTAGAGCGAGACTCACTGCAAATGGGGTGGGCCAACCTGCCTCAAGGACGATTTTTAGCGCGACGTTCAAGGTTGTGGATGAATCACAAACCAATGTTAGTCGCCGAGTTATTCTTATCTCTTTCACCTATTTACGCTAAGGAGAGGGTGTAA
- a CDS encoding flagellar basal body-associated protein FliL, translating into MYKRYIAQTIFALTMLISTPTWAETEQAGPQLAYFTLEPDLTTNFYTKGKKLGYVQVRIDIMVMSQQDLTIIEHHQPLIRDAIIELLGKQTEDTIKSLSGREDLRKTLVTRLNETLLPETGKTVIADLLFTKYLYQ; encoded by the coding sequence ATGTACAAACGTTATATAGCCCAAACTATTTTTGCGTTAACCATGCTTATCTCCACACCAACCTGGGCTGAAACGGAACAAGCTGGACCTCAGTTGGCGTACTTCACTTTAGAACCAGACTTAACGACAAACTTTTACACTAAAGGAAAAAAGTTAGGTTACGTTCAGGTGCGTATCGATATCATGGTCATGAGCCAGCAAGACCTGACCATCATTGAACATCACCAACCACTGATTCGCGATGCCATCATCGAGTTACTCGGTAAGCAGACAGAAGATACCATCAAGTCTCTTTCTGGTCGGGAAGATTTGCGTAAGACCTTGGTAACGAGGTTAAACGAAACACTCCTGCCGGAAACTGGGAAAACCGTTATTGCGGATTTGCTGTTTACCAAATATCTCTATCAGTAA
- the glpG gene encoding rhomboid family intramembrane serine protease GlpG, which translates to MKRLVTLNNPRMAQAFIDYMASRHIEIQMMPEGQGQFALWLTDSQHEIEAEAELKHFLANPSDSKYSAASWNVAETRKSQFHYSSPSIMSMVKAKAGPVTLLIMTVCVIIYGLQMIGFGRGVFALLHFPAFEGQQWQLWRWLSHALLHFSATHIIFNLLWWWQLGGDIERRLSSGKLLQIFVVSAALSGAGQFYVEGANFGGLSGVVYALLGYLWILGYRLPHLGLTLPKPIIVFMLVWLVLGFVQPFMAIANTAHLVGLISGMAIALFDSGKMKYQQKA; encoded by the coding sequence ATGAAGAGATTGGTAACGTTAAATAACCCACGCATGGCACAGGCTTTCATCGATTATATGGCGTCTCGTCATATTGAAATTCAGATGATGCCCGAGGGCCAGGGGCAGTTTGCGCTATGGCTGACGGATAGCCAGCATGAAATCGAAGCAGAGGCAGAGCTGAAACATTTCTTAGCCAATCCTTCCGATTCCAAATACAGCGCAGCTTCGTGGAACGTTGCCGAGACTCGCAAGAGTCAATTTCATTATTCAAGCCCAAGTATCATGAGCATGGTCAAAGCGAAAGCTGGCCCTGTGACACTTTTGATCATGACAGTGTGTGTCATTATCTACGGTTTACAGATGATCGGCTTTGGTCGGGGCGTGTTTGCATTGCTGCATTTCCCAGCGTTTGAAGGTCAACAATGGCAATTGTGGCGTTGGTTGAGTCATGCTCTGCTGCACTTCTCTGCAACCCATATCATCTTTAACTTGCTGTGGTGGTGGCAACTGGGTGGCGATATTGAACGTCGCCTGAGTTCCGGAAAACTACTGCAAATTTTTGTTGTTTCTGCAGCCTTGTCTGGCGCGGGGCAATTTTATGTTGAAGGTGCGAATTTTGGTGGGTTGTCTGGTGTTGTATACGCGCTGCTCGGTTATCTGTGGATCTTAGGTTATCGCCTACCTCATCTAGGGTTGACGTTACCAAAACCGATCATTGTGTTTATGTTGGTGTGGCTAGTGCTAGGTTTCGTTCAGCCGTTTATGGCGATTGCCAATACCGCGCACTTGGTAGGACTGATTTCGGGAATGGCGATTGCGCTGTTTGACTCCGGAAAAATGAAGTACCAGCAGAAAGCTTAA
- the glpE gene encoding thiosulfate sulfurtransferase GlpE translates to MDQFQHIDVQGAQALLEQGEAKLVDIRDPQSFAVAHAESAFHLTNDSIVSFMDDVEFEQPVLVMCYHGISSQGAAQYLVNQGFEQVYSVDGGFEAWQRAELPIVRS, encoded by the coding sequence ATGGATCAGTTTCAGCATATCGATGTGCAAGGTGCACAAGCACTGCTCGAGCAGGGCGAAGCAAAACTTGTAGATATCCGTGACCCTCAATCGTTTGCCGTAGCGCATGCAGAGTCAGCCTTTCATTTAACCAACGACTCGATCGTCTCTTTCATGGACGATGTGGAGTTCGAGCAGCCAGTGCTTGTAATGTGCTACCACGGCATTAGTAGTCAGGGTGCCGCGCAATACCTGGTCAATCAAGGCTTTGAGCAAGTGTACAGTGTCGATGGTGGTTTTGAAGCCTGGCAACGAGCCGAGCTACCGATAGTGAGAAGTTAA
- the rpoH gene encoding RNA polymerase sigma factor RpoH, protein MTKEAYPMALVTQDSLDSYIRSVNSYPMLTVDEERELAERLHYKGEIEAAKGLILSHLRFVVHVARGYSGYGLPMADLVQEGNIGLMKAVKRFNPEVGVRLVSFAVHWIKAEIHEYVLRNWRIVKIATTKAQRKLFFNLRKSKKRLGWFNNGEVETVARELGVEPSEVREMESRLAAVDSTFDMPTDEDDSSNNYTAPMLYLEDKSSDVADNVEAANWEMHTNNRLGHALASLDERSQRIVRSRWLDDEKATLQDLADEFGVSAERIRQLEKNAMKKLKLAVGEF, encoded by the coding sequence ATGACAAAAGAAGCGTATCCGATGGCTCTAGTCACGCAAGATAGCCTTGATAGCTATATTCGCTCCGTTAACAGCTACCCAATGCTGACGGTAGATGAAGAGCGTGAGCTGGCAGAACGATTACACTACAAAGGTGAGATTGAAGCAGCGAAAGGGCTGATCCTGTCGCACCTGAGATTCGTTGTTCACGTTGCTCGAGGTTACTCAGGCTACGGTTTGCCAATGGCAGACTTAGTGCAAGAGGGCAATATCGGCCTAATGAAAGCGGTTAAGCGTTTTAACCCAGAAGTGGGTGTGCGTTTGGTGTCTTTTGCGGTCCACTGGATTAAAGCTGAGATCCATGAATACGTGCTACGTAACTGGCGTATTGTTAAGATCGCAACGACTAAAGCACAACGTAAATTGTTCTTTAACCTACGCAAGTCGAAAAAGCGTCTGGGTTGGTTCAATAACGGCGAAGTAGAAACCGTTGCTCGTGAATTAGGTGTTGAGCCTTCAGAAGTTCGTGAGATGGAATCCCGTCTGGCGGCCGTCGACTCTACGTTCGATATGCCAACCGACGAAGACGACAGCTCAAACAACTACACAGCACCGATGCTTTATCTAGAAGATAAATCGTCAGATGTTGCTGATAACGTTGAAGCAGCAAACTGGGAAATGCATACCAACAATCGTCTTGGACATGCATTGGCAAGTTTGGATGAGCGTAGTCAGCGTATTGTGCGTTCTCGTTGGTTAGATGATGAGAAAGCCACACTGCAGGATTTGGCTGATGAGTTTGGTGTATCTGCCGAGCGTATTCGTCAGTTAGAAAAGAATGCAATGAAGAAGCTCAAACTGGCCGTTGGTGAGTTCTAA